From the Hevea brasiliensis isolate MT/VB/25A 57/8 chromosome 15, ASM3005281v1, whole genome shotgun sequence genome, one window contains:
- the LOC110669737 gene encoding pectinesterase: MDKALLAIFHSCFLYYTLGFVHGITSCSDVPFAQVCNDFIGQIPVQTQHQTPFMFRDQSLLVTMNQATLAHQVISAMDLSSFDHKAKLAWADCLELYEDTIDHLNRSMSSRNPIDSQTWLSAAIANQQTCQNGFIDFNMTSHLESLPFMLMSNLSKLLRNSLAINKAMPYNTKQLGGRRLLAYGFPSWVSASDRRLLLHSSRGAPAADIVVAQDGSGNFKTISEAVAASAKRRSGTKRFVIYVKKGVYKENVEIKKSMKNLMFIGDGIDATIVTGNKNAQDGSTTFRSATFAVSGEGFIAKDMTFENTAGPQKYQAVALRSGSDFSVFYSCRFKGFQDTLYVHSHRQFYRNCDIYGTIDFIFGDAVVVLQNCNIFVRKPMSSQKNTVTAQSRKDPNENTGIVIHNSRVMAASDLRPVQRSFKTYLGRPWKKYSRTLFIKSNLDGLIDSEGWLPWIGNFGLNTLYYGEYMNTGSGASTVGRVKWAGYHVITKATDAAKFTVGNFLAGDSWILATGVPFYSGL; this comes from the exons ATGGATAAGGCTCTTCTAGCCATTTTTCATTCTTGTTTTCTTTATTATACGTTAGGGTTTGTTCATGGTATAACCTCATGTAGTGATGTCCCTTTTGCTCAAGTATGCAACGATTTCATTGGTCAGATTCCTGTGCAAACCCAACATCAAACACCCTTCATGTTTCGCGATCAATCCCTTCTGGTGACTATGAACCAAGCCACTCTAGCTCACCAAGTGATCTCAGCTATGGACTTGAGTTCATTTGATCACAAAGCCAAGTTAGCATGGGCTGATTGTTTGGAGCTATACGAGGATACAATCGACCATCTTAATCGTTCAATGAGCTCTAGAAATCCTATAGACTCTCAAACCTGGCTAAGTGCAGCAATCGCTAACCAACAAACTTGCCAAAATGGGTTTATTGATTTTAATATGACCTCTCATTTAGAGTCTTTGCCATTTATGCTGATGAGTAACTTGTCAAAGTTGCTTAGAAATTCACTTGCCATAAATAAGGCTATGCCATATAATACCAAACAACTTGGTGGTCGGCGATTACTTGCCTATGGATTCCCATCATGGGTTTCGGCTAGCGACAGGAGACTTCTTCTCCACTCATCTCGGGGTGCACCTGCAGCTGATATTGTAGTAGCTCAAGATGGGTCTGGTAATTTCAAGACCATATCAGAAGCTGTGGCTGCATCGGCTAAACGAAGAAGTGGAACTAAGAGATTTGTGATATACGTGAAAAAGGGTGTTTATAAAGAGAACGTGGAGATTAAGAAATCAATGAAGAATTTAATGTTTATTGGAGATGGGATTGATGCTACCATTGTTACCGGCAACAAGAATGCTCAAGATGGCTCCACAACTTTTCGTTCTGCGACTTTTG CTGTCTCCGGCGAGGGCTTCATTGCCAAGGACATGACATTCGAGAACACAGCAGGACCACAGAAATACCAAGCGGTGGCACTCCGTTCCGGTTCCGATTTCTCAGTCTTCTACAGTTGCAGATTCAAGGGCTTCCAAGACACTCTATATGTACACTCTCATCGACAATTCTACCGCAACTGTGACATATATGGAACGATAGACTTCATTTTTGGTGATGCCGTTGTGGTTTTACAGAACTGTAACATATTCGTTAGAAAACCAATGAGCAGCCAAAAGAACACCGTCACCGcccaatcaagaaaagaccctaATGAGAACACAGGAATAGTCATCCATAACTCGCGTGTGATGGCAGCTTCTGATCTGAGACCAGTGCAAAGATCGTTCAAGACTTATCTGGGAAGGCCATGGAAGAAATATTCAAGAACTTTGTTCATAAAGAGTAACCTAGACGGGCTTATTGACTCTGAAGGTTGGCTACCATGGATTGGGAATTTTGGTTTGAATACTCTTTACTACGGTGAGTATATGAATACTGGGAGTGGAGCAAGTACCGTAGGGAGAGTTAAGTGGGCAGGATATCATGTAATAACAAAGGCAACGGATGCTGCAAAGTTCACCGTCGGGAACTTTTTGGCCGGAGATTCTTGGATTTTGGCCACCGGCGTGCCATTTTATTCTGGTTTATAA